The following proteins are co-located in the Pedobacter sp. FW305-3-2-15-E-R2A2 genome:
- a CDS encoding DUF2723 domain-containing protein encodes MKNYRRINNLVGFLLFGVASFVYWLTMEPTVSFWDCGEFISASYKLQVGHQPGAPLFMMIGKLFSFLAMGDTTKVAYWMNFSSVLFSGATIMFLYWTITALASKLYSKEKSKLEVLGVISAGVVGALAYTFSDTFWFSAVEAEVYALSTLFTAIVFWAILKWEADLDNRWLVFISFLVGLSIGAHLLSLLTIPAIVLVYYFKKTKQVTWLGTLKAFAMACLIVGTVQIVIVQYLVLFAAKFDLFFVNTLGFSFGYGAMTFILLLIGAISYGIYYSIQHRKYNMNLSLLCLAFILFGFSSYFVTLIRANAKPNINLSNPDNPFALYSYLGRTNYGETPLLYGKTFDAKQTDYKDTGTEYRKGKDQYEVSGKSFKVNYDKNLLFPRTHSGKDGHAAYYRQWLGMAEGESPTFQQNLSFFSSYQVGFMYMRYFLWNFVGRQNDIQGNGSLDAGNWISGIKPLDGLRLGSQKNLPPSIQSNEGHNVYYGLPLILGIAGLFFLYRKNKQATLVITTLFFFTGLAIILYLNQDPLQPRERDYAYVGSFYAFCIFIGFGVLALKEALQRFAPGRLSLITASLVALLAVPVLMASQGWDDHNRSAKTTARDWARNYLNSCAPNAILFTNADNDTFAMWYAQEVEGIRTDVRVICMQFLSDDDYINQLKKQVNNSAPLPVTMPGEKYQKGVRDYIPYVDYGFTDSVELKDLMAVLTSDNKADKIEMADGSFENFLPSRKLKLSVDADQLVKTQTIKAEDKEKATSSMEWTIDKKFIGKADLAVYDILINNNWKRPVYFAASSSQDTYMGLDKYLYLESYAYRLLPLKRDPKDTRDKSQITNTEVMYENVMNKMDFSGFHKASFLDEQSRGIAQGTWSSNNTLATNLINEGKNKAAHAIMLKSVKELPLRNYEIRDTLNKFDAISIFYHLNDLQHANMMAKETVSFLDQELTYIASLSPDIQRGYLRNIQWGMSVLNGLDQETEKSKQTALNKEIKDKFKNFESIFTRSLG; translated from the coding sequence ATGAAAAATTATCGCCGAATCAATAACCTGGTTGGTTTCCTTCTTTTCGGAGTAGCCAGTTTTGTCTACTGGCTGACCATGGAACCTACCGTCAGCTTCTGGGATTGTGGGGAGTTCATTTCCGCCAGTTATAAATTGCAGGTAGGACATCAGCCAGGAGCCCCTTTGTTCATGATGATCGGCAAATTATTTTCTTTTCTCGCCATGGGCGATACCACAAAGGTTGCCTACTGGATGAACTTCAGTTCCGTTTTATTCAGCGGGGCGACGATCATGTTCCTCTATTGGACCATTACCGCATTGGCATCCAAACTCTATTCAAAAGAAAAAAGTAAACTGGAAGTTCTGGGTGTCATTTCTGCAGGTGTGGTGGGTGCATTGGCTTATACCTTTTCCGATACGTTCTGGTTTTCAGCAGTAGAAGCCGAGGTTTATGCCCTCTCTACCCTCTTCACTGCCATCGTCTTCTGGGCAATCCTGAAATGGGAAGCCGACCTGGATAACCGCTGGCTGGTTTTCATTTCCTTTCTTGTCGGTTTATCCATCGGTGCACATTTACTGAGCTTACTGACCATTCCGGCAATTGTATTGGTCTATTACTTCAAAAAAACAAAGCAGGTCACCTGGCTGGGTACATTGAAAGCATTTGCAATGGCCTGCCTGATTGTAGGGACCGTTCAAATTGTGATCGTGCAATACCTGGTATTGTTTGCCGCTAAGTTCGACCTCTTCTTCGTCAACACACTTGGTTTTAGCTTTGGCTATGGCGCAATGACCTTTATCCTCTTGCTCATTGGCGCGATCAGTTATGGCATCTATTATTCTATTCAGCATCGAAAATACAACATGAACCTAAGCTTGTTGTGTCTGGCATTTATACTATTCGGTTTCAGTTCTTACTTTGTTACCCTGATCAGGGCCAATGCCAAACCCAATATCAACCTATCCAATCCAGACAACCCTTTTGCTTTATACAGCTATCTTGGCAGAACCAATTACGGAGAAACCCCGCTGTTGTACGGCAAAACTTTTGATGCCAAACAAACAGACTATAAGGATACCGGAACAGAATACCGCAAAGGAAAAGACCAATATGAAGTTTCCGGTAAATCCTTTAAAGTAAACTATGATAAAAACCTTCTTTTCCCACGTACCCATAGTGGGAAAGACGGACATGCTGCCTATTACAGGCAATGGCTGGGAATGGCAGAAGGCGAGAGCCCAACTTTCCAGCAGAACCTGAGTTTCTTCAGTTCTTATCAGGTCGGCTTTATGTACATGAGGTATTTCCTGTGGAACTTTGTTGGCCGTCAGAACGACATTCAGGGAAATGGAAGTCTGGATGCAGGAAACTGGATCAGTGGAATCAAACCCTTAGATGGATTAAGACTGGGCTCACAAAAGAACCTGCCTCCTTCGATTCAGTCCAACGAAGGACACAATGTTTATTATGGACTGCCCCTGATCCTCGGGATTGCAGGACTCTTCTTCCTTTATAGAAAGAACAAACAAGCCACTTTAGTGATCACTACGCTGTTCTTTTTCACCGGACTGGCGATTATCCTCTACCTCAACCAGGATCCTTTACAACCAAGGGAACGGGACTATGCCTATGTAGGTTCATTTTATGCCTTCTGTATCTTTATTGGATTTGGGGTATTGGCGCTGAAAGAAGCATTACAGCGATTTGCTCCCGGCAGGTTAAGCCTGATCACCGCATCCCTTGTCGCCCTGCTTGCCGTTCCGGTATTAATGGCCAGTCAGGGATGGGACGACCATAACCGTTCTGCGAAAACAACTGCCAGAGATTGGGCACGCAATTACCTGAATTCCTGTGCACCCAATGCCATTCTGTTCACCAATGCAGACAATGATACTTTTGCCATGTGGTATGCCCAGGAAGTAGAAGGAATCCGGACAGATGTCAGGGTGATTTGTATGCAATTTCTAAGCGATGATGATTACATCAATCAATTGAAAAAACAGGTCAACAATTCCGCTCCGCTTCCGGTTACGATGCCCGGCGAGAAATACCAAAAAGGAGTTCGCGACTATATCCCGTATGTTGACTATGGTTTTACCGATAGCGTAGAGCTGAAAGACCTGATGGCGGTGCTGACTTCCGACAATAAAGCCGATAAAATAGAAATGGCTGATGGTTCTTTTGAAAACTTCCTGCCGAGCCGAAAGCTGAAACTGAGTGTAGATGCGGATCAATTGGTAAAAACACAAACGATCAAAGCCGAAGATAAAGAGAAAGCAACCTCAAGCATGGAATGGACAATCGATAAAAAGTTTATCGGCAAGGCAGATCTTGCAGTGTATGATATCCTGATCAATAACAACTGGAAAAGACCGGTTTATTTTGCAGCCAGTTCTTCTCAGGACACCTATATGGGACTGGACAAGTATCTTTATCTGGAAAGTTACGCCTATCGCCTGCTTCCTTTAAAGAGAGATCCGAAAGACACCAGAGATAAATCTCAAATTACAAACACCGAGGTTATGTACGAGAATGTGATGAATAAAATGGATTTTTCAGGTTTCCATAAAGCCAGCTTTCTCGATGAACAAAGTCGCGGGATTGCTCAGGGAACCTGGTCTTCCAATAATACCCTTGCTACAAACCTGATTAATGAGGGCAAAAATAAAGCTGCTCATGCGATCATGCTCAAAAGCGTTAAGGAGCTTCCGCTAAGAAATTATGAAATCCGGGATACGCTCAACAAATTCGATGCGATCAGCATCTTTTACCATCTGAATGACTTGCAGCATGCGAATATGATGGCCAAAGAAACCGTTTCTTTTCTCGATCAGGAGCTGACCTACATCGCTTCTTTATCGCCGGATATTCAGCGCGGCTACCTCAGAAACATACAATGGGGCATGTCTGTCTTGAATGGGCTGGATCAGGAAACGGAGAAAAGCAAACAAACAGCACTGAATAAGGAGATTAAAGACAAGTTCAAAAACTTCGAAAGCATATTTACAAGATCACTCGGATAG
- a CDS encoding aspartate kinase, giving the protein MLVFKFGGASVKDAEGVINLAQIVKRYPKEKLLIVVSAMGKMTNKLEALTRAYLHGEQEETHQLFEEVKAYHFGILEKLFPDHENPVYNDIANSFVEIDWLIEEEPTDAPDYIYDQIVSIGEIVSTKIVAAYLNFAGHPTKWLDARNFIQTDNNYREGNVNWEKTEEEIKTGLSPVLEHQIGVTQGFIGGTSENFTTTLGREGSDYSAAIFASCLNAQSLTIWKDVPGVLNADPKWFDETERIPQLSYHDAIELAYYGATVIHPKTIKPIQNKNIPLYVRSFLHPEAEGTDITASENQLPVPSFIFKVQQVLISIFPKDFSFIIEENLSDIFSLFHKHKVKINTMLNSAISFSVSIDEDPEKLQKLIEALSVQYKVKYNTGLELVTIRYYNQQTIDRVTVNKNILLEVKSRHTCQIVMKDQTTAS; this is encoded by the coding sequence ATGCTCGTATTTAAATTTGGAGGTGCTTCTGTGAAAGATGCAGAAGGCGTGATCAATCTTGCGCAAATTGTTAAACGCTATCCCAAAGAAAAACTCCTGATCGTGGTCTCTGCGATGGGAAAAATGACCAATAAGCTGGAAGCACTCACCCGCGCCTATTTGCATGGCGAACAGGAAGAAACGCATCAGCTTTTTGAAGAAGTAAAAGCCTATCATTTTGGCATCCTGGAAAAGTTATTCCCGGACCATGAAAATCCGGTATATAATGACATTGCCAATAGCTTTGTGGAGATCGACTGGCTGATTGAAGAAGAGCCGACAGATGCCCCGGATTATATCTATGACCAGATCGTTTCCATCGGTGAAATTGTGTCTACAAAGATCGTGGCCGCCTATTTAAACTTTGCAGGCCACCCTACAAAATGGCTGGATGCCAGAAACTTTATCCAGACCGACAACAATTACCGCGAAGGAAATGTAAACTGGGAGAAAACGGAGGAAGAAATTAAAACCGGGTTAAGCCCTGTTCTCGAGCATCAGATTGGCGTTACCCAGGGTTTTATTGGCGGTACAAGCGAAAACTTCACCACCACCTTAGGGCGTGAAGGATCTGATTACTCGGCAGCGATCTTCGCTTCCTGCCTGAATGCACAATCCTTAACCATCTGGAAAGATGTTCCGGGCGTACTCAATGCAGATCCCAAATGGTTTGATGAAACGGAGCGGATTCCACAGCTGTCTTACCATGATGCCATAGAACTAGCCTATTATGGGGCAACGGTGATCCACCCGAAAACCATTAAGCCAATTCAGAATAAAAACATTCCTTTATATGTGCGTTCTTTCCTTCATCCTGAAGCAGAAGGAACTGACATTACCGCATCGGAAAACCAGTTGCCTGTCCCTTCTTTTATCTTTAAAGTACAGCAGGTCCTGATCTCCATTTTCCCTAAAGATTTCTCTTTCATTATCGAAGAAAACTTAAGCGATATTTTCAGCCTTTTCCATAAGCATAAAGTGAAGATCAATACCATGCTGAACTCTGCCATCAGCTTTTCGGTAAGTATTGATGAGGATCCTGAAAAATTACAAAAACTGATTGAAGCGCTGTCTGTACAGTATAAAGTGAAGTACAATACCGGCCTGGAATTGGTAACCATCAGGTATTACAACCAGCAAACGATTGATCGGGTGACGGTCAATAAAAACATCTTGCTGGAAGTGAAAAGCAGACATACCTGTCAGATTGTAATGAAAGACCAGACTACAGCCTCCTAA
- a CDS encoding RsiV family protein translates to MKRLGILLISLSVIACQSEKKTANSVDSTANSSLTYKYDSLQVFSKSTTAAEKGKADTAYAKIVYPVFSNEQLNQLVEKKTIDAAGNPDSQKPKNYKDMAASFVAGFDQVNADPEIAQYGAWFLDDQTKVLVNQPDYLCLEHSNVSYAGGAHPNSAMVYWNLDPKTLKEITLESLIKEGSLPELNAIAEKIFRKNEKISPATSLKDTYFFEKDTFALNRNFTITKEGLKFLYNPYEIKAYAYGSTELLIPFPELKAVAKPNTLLSPTL, encoded by the coding sequence ATGAAAAGACTAGGTATACTATTGATTTCTTTAAGCGTTATCGCTTGTCAAAGTGAAAAGAAAACAGCCAACTCCGTAGACAGCACTGCCAACAGCAGTTTAACTTACAAGTACGACAGCCTCCAGGTTTTCAGTAAGTCTACTACAGCCGCTGAAAAAGGCAAAGCCGATACCGCTTATGCAAAGATCGTCTATCCGGTATTTTCAAATGAACAATTAAACCAGCTGGTAGAGAAAAAAACCATTGATGCTGCAGGAAATCCAGATAGCCAGAAACCAAAGAATTACAAGGACATGGCCGCTTCTTTTGTTGCAGGTTTTGACCAGGTTAATGCGGATCCGGAAATCGCACAATACGGCGCCTGGTTTTTAGACGATCAAACGAAAGTGCTCGTTAACCAACCGGATTACCTCTGTCTGGAGCATAGTAATGTAAGTTATGCCGGTGGTGCCCATCCAAATAGTGCCATGGTGTACTGGAACCTGGATCCAAAGACCCTGAAAGAAATTACGCTGGAATCGCTGATCAAAGAAGGAAGTCTTCCTGAACTGAATGCTATCGCAGAGAAAATCTTTAGAAAAAATGAGAAGATCAGTCCTGCAACGAGCCTGAAAGACACTTATTTCTTCGAAAAAGATACCTTCGCTTTAAACCGGAACTTTACCATTACTAAAGAAGGATTAAAATTCCTTTACAATCCATACGAAATTAAAGCTTACGCTTATGGAAGCACTGAATTGTTGATTCCCTTCCCTGAACTAAAAGCCGTTGCTAAACCTAATACTTTACTCAGTCCGACACTATAA
- a CDS encoding GNAT family N-acetyltransferase: MDNIIIRVAKQEDCARLLELINELAIYEKAPEEVTVTLAEFEDAGFGATPVWKAFVAEDEHQIIGFALYYTRYSTWKGCRLYLEDFLVTESYRGKGVGKILFETVMKEAQEKNYNGMTWQVLDWNEPAINFYNKYAAQIETGWLNASFSKEQISQ; this comes from the coding sequence ATGGATAACATCATCATCAGAGTTGCAAAACAAGAAGATTGCGCCAGACTTTTAGAACTGATCAATGAACTTGCTATATATGAAAAAGCACCGGAAGAAGTAACTGTAACCCTCGCAGAATTTGAGGATGCCGGATTTGGCGCAACACCGGTATGGAAAGCTTTTGTGGCCGAAGATGAACATCAGATCATCGGCTTTGCCTTATATTACACCAGATATTCGACCTGGAAAGGTTGCCGTTTATACCTGGAAGACTTCCTGGTTACGGAAAGCTACAGAGGGAAAGGTGTAGGGAAAATCCTTTTTGAAACAGTGATGAAAGAAGCACAGGAAAAGAACTATAACGGAATGACCTGGCAGGTGCTCGACTGGAATGAACCGGCGATCAATTTTTACAATAAGTATGCTGCCCAGATTGAAACCGGCTGGTTAAATGCTTCCTTTTCAAAAGAACAGATTTCACAATAA
- a CDS encoding YggS family pyridoxal phosphate-dependent enzyme, with product MSIADNLLKYKNELDEIAVKLIAVSKYQEAAAVQEAYDAGQKVFGENIVQELVEKQAQLPQDIEWHLIGHLQTNKVKYIAPFISLIQSVDSLKLLLEIDKQAAKNKRVIDCLLQIYIADEDTKFGLGFDEAIELLRSEEFAALKNVRIVGLMGIASNNALEKQTLDEFTELKVLFDGIKLSFFRKEDSFKEVSMGMSGDYKLAIEAGSTMVRVGSSIFGKRKIKHWKEEA from the coding sequence ATGAGTATAGCAGATAACTTATTAAAATATAAAAACGAATTGGATGAGATCGCGGTGAAATTAATTGCCGTCTCTAAATACCAGGAAGCGGCGGCCGTACAGGAAGCTTATGACGCCGGACAAAAGGTATTTGGCGAGAACATCGTACAGGAACTGGTAGAGAAACAAGCACAACTGCCACAAGATATTGAATGGCACCTGATCGGTCATTTACAGACCAATAAGGTCAAATATATTGCCCCTTTCATCAGCCTGATCCAATCTGTTGACAGCTTAAAATTGTTATTGGAAATTGATAAACAAGCGGCAAAAAATAAAAGAGTAATTGATTGCCTGCTTCAGATCTATATCGCAGACGAAGACACGAAGTTTGGTCTGGGCTTTGACGAAGCAATCGAACTGCTGCGCTCAGAAGAATTTGCCGCCCTGAAAAACGTCAGGATCGTCGGCTTAATGGGAATTGCCAGCAATAATGCCCTGGAAAAACAAACCCTTGATGAGTTTACGGAACTGAAAGTCCTTTTTGACGGTATTAAATTGAGCTTCTTCAGAAAAGAAGACAGCTTCAAAGAGGTCTCTATGGGCATGTCCGGAGATTATAAACTGGCCATCGAAGCAGGAAGTACCATGGTTCGCGTGGGCAGCAGTATATTTGGTAAAAGAAAAATTAAACACTGGAAAGAGGAAGCCTAA
- a CDS encoding DUF4296 domain-containing protein, with protein MRNFLYIVFLFLLISGCKPGIPKQIIQPDQMSGMLADIHIIDGYVSSIPSSDSAKKVAASYYNGIYKKYGVDSAKYAKSMAYYNSAPKVLDEIYTKVVAELSRQKSIVVKSDSLSNVKIQKALSLKNSADSLLKADPEYKIRFLLKDTTKKKIDFIQPKMVYKEPKL; from the coding sequence ATGAGAAACTTTCTATATATAGTCTTCCTTTTTTTACTGATTTCAGGCTGTAAACCCGGTATTCCCAAGCAGATCATTCAACCTGATCAGATGTCGGGAATGCTGGCTGATATCCATATCATTGACGGTTATGTATCGTCGATTCCAAGTTCAGATTCTGCGAAAAAAGTGGCTGCATCCTATTATAATGGGATCTATAAGAAGTATGGAGTGGATTCTGCAAAATATGCAAAGAGCATGGCGTATTACAATAGTGCGCCAAAAGTATTGGATGAGATCTATACCAAAGTGGTGGCCGAACTGAGCAGACAGAAATCGATTGTGGTCAAGTCGGACTCCTTGTCGAATGTGAAAATCCAAAAAGCGTTATCGTTAAAAAACTCTGCTGATTCGCTATTGAAAGCGGATCCGGAGTACAAAATCCGTTTTCTTCTGAAAGATACCACGAAGAAGAAAATCGATTTTATTCAACCAAAGATGGTTTATAAAGAACCCAAATTATAA
- a CDS encoding endonuclease MutS2, whose amino-acid sequence MLYPENCLERLGFNEVRQLIHKHCLSPMGQQMVDKMQVMTKYDQINKFLRQTNEFKSILENQEPLQISTFFDIKSLADKIKVEGTYLVEEELHQMYASLQTVFSVLRFFEERKEVYPNLEALLEHLPVEKNILKRIETVLDPKGKIKPNASVTLQTIIGEISKAEQDVRKRMDSIFKQAVGNNWVADGSLTIRDGRMCIPILAENKRKLKGFIHDESASGQTVYMEPEEVFTLNNKLRDLEFDKRREIIKILIALTTDLRPYTPLLLSYHGFLTKLDFVRAKALFAIEVEGDMPVLIKEAQTKLINARHPLLYLSFKADKKTVVPLNIHITPELRIVLVSGPNAGGKSVCMKTVGLLQLMVQSGLLIPVHESSEVGIFENIFADIGDDQSIESDLSTYSAHLTKMRHFVAHASPKTLVLIDEFGTGTDPQFGGPMAEAVLEVLNNKKVRGVITTHYSNLKLFAGNTPGLENASMLFDNDRMKPLYVLELGKPGSSYAFEIAQNIGLQKEVLELARAKTGTNQNRIDSLLVDLEREKKQIYDTKLHLSTQQNKVKNLVAENEKLKLFLDENKKVLLKEAKLEAQAIIKNANKLVENTIAEIKENQADKTVTKQLRQNLQKVLVQNQVKEEKKPEVAVPLNTPIEVGDWVQLNNSETTGQVLEINRDNLVVALGDLRSVLKKNRVYKISNKQAKKAIQNNSYTGSISEAIGNFTAELDLRGMRGDNALHEVEKYLDKSIMLGFPFIKLIHGKGDGILRKLIREYLKKYSQVNRVEDEHADRGGDGITYVYFN is encoded by the coding sequence ATGTTATATCCGGAGAATTGTTTAGAGCGTTTGGGTTTTAATGAGGTCAGACAACTTATTCATAAACACTGCTTAAGCCCGATGGGACAGCAGATGGTCGATAAAATGCAGGTCATGACGAAGTATGATCAGATCAATAAGTTTTTACGACAAACCAATGAATTTAAAAGTATCCTGGAAAACCAGGAACCCCTGCAAATCAGTACCTTTTTTGACATTAAAAGCCTTGCTGATAAGATCAAAGTAGAAGGAACGTACCTCGTAGAAGAGGAATTGCACCAAATGTATGCCTCCCTGCAGACCGTATTTTCGGTGCTCAGGTTTTTTGAGGAGAGAAAAGAAGTTTACCCTAACCTGGAAGCCTTATTGGAACACCTTCCTGTTGAAAAGAATATCCTGAAAAGAATTGAGACTGTTCTTGATCCCAAAGGGAAAATTAAGCCAAATGCTTCTGTGACTTTGCAGACCATTATCGGCGAGATTTCCAAAGCAGAACAGGACGTCCGGAAACGGATGGATTCCATTTTTAAGCAGGCTGTGGGTAACAACTGGGTGGCAGATGGAAGTCTGACCATTAGAGATGGAAGGATGTGTATCCCAATCCTCGCTGAAAATAAAAGAAAACTGAAAGGTTTCATTCATGATGAGTCTGCCAGCGGACAAACGGTGTATATGGAACCGGAAGAGGTCTTTACCTTAAATAATAAGCTGAGAGATCTGGAGTTTGATAAACGCAGAGAGATCATTAAGATCCTGATTGCGCTGACGACTGATCTGAGGCCTTATACGCCCTTGTTATTGTCGTACCATGGATTCCTGACCAAACTGGATTTTGTTCGCGCAAAGGCCTTGTTTGCGATAGAAGTAGAAGGCGATATGCCGGTACTAATCAAGGAGGCACAAACCAAGCTGATCAATGCCCGTCATCCTTTGCTATACCTTTCTTTTAAGGCCGATAAAAAGACTGTTGTTCCACTGAACATTCACATTACCCCGGAGCTTAGAATCGTATTGGTTTCCGGCCCAAATGCGGGTGGAAAGTCGGTTTGTATGAAAACAGTAGGACTCTTGCAGCTGATGGTGCAATCGGGTTTGCTGATTCCTGTTCATGAATCGAGTGAGGTGGGGATTTTTGAAAATATCTTCGCCGATATCGGTGATGATCAATCTATAGAGAGTGATTTGAGTACCTATAGTGCCCACTTAACAAAAATGCGTCATTTCGTAGCCCATGCTTCTCCGAAAACACTGGTGCTGATCGATGAGTTTGGAACAGGTACTGATCCTCAGTTTGGAGGACCAATGGCCGAAGCGGTATTGGAAGTGTTAAACAATAAGAAAGTAAGGGGAGTGATTACGACCCACTATTCTAACCTGAAGCTTTTTGCCGGCAATACCCCCGGACTGGAAAACGCATCGATGTTGTTTGATAACGACAGAATGAAGCCGCTTTATGTGTTGGAGCTGGGAAAACCCGGAAGTTCTTATGCTTTTGAAATTGCGCAGAACATCGGACTTCAGAAAGAAGTGTTAGAACTGGCCAGAGCAAAAACAGGAACGAACCAGAACAGGATTGACAGCTTACTGGTAGATCTGGAAAGGGAGAAAAAGCAGATTTACGATACGAAACTGCATTTATCTACCCAACAGAATAAGGTGAAAAACCTGGTGGCTGAAAATGAGAAACTGAAGCTGTTTTTAGATGAAAACAAGAAAGTGCTCCTCAAAGAAGCGAAGCTGGAAGCGCAGGCGATCATTAAGAATGCCAATAAGCTGGTCGAAAATACCATTGCCGAAATTAAAGAGAACCAGGCCGATAAAACGGTTACCAAGCAATTGCGCCAAAACCTGCAAAAGGTCTTGGTTCAAAATCAGGTCAAAGAAGAAAAGAAACCGGAGGTTGCGGTTCCATTAAATACGCCTATCGAGGTAGGAGACTGGGTACAGCTGAACAATAGCGAGACCACGGGTCAGGTATTGGAAATCAACCGGGATAATCTGGTGGTCGCCTTAGGTGATTTGCGTTCTGTTTTAAAGAAAAACAGGGTCTACAAAATCAGCAATAAACAGGCTAAAAAAGCCATCCAGAACAACTCTTATACCGGAAGTATTTCTGAGGCGATTGGCAACTTTACGGCAGAACTGGATCTTAGGGGAATGCGTGGCGATAATGCGCTTCATGAAGTAGAGAAGTATCTGGACAAATCTATTATGCTGGGCTTTCCTTTCATTAAGCTGATCCATGGAAAAGGAGACGGAATTTTAAGAAAGCTGATCCGTGAATACCTGAAAAAATACAGTCAGGTAAACCGGGTAGAAGATGAACATGCGGATAGAGGGGGCGATGGCATCACCTACGTATATTTCAATTAA
- a CDS encoding PQQ-dependent sugar dehydrogenase → MKSLIISVVAVLLSISACKKSKSGGNGNPLPDAELKTRVLSSGLVHPWEMIYGPDQQIWMTERPGRISRVDPQTGKVTLLHTISDVVSNGEGGLLGMALPPNFTTSPWVYVVYNYTTGGNYREKVVRFNYANGALTAPFTIIDQIPASNIHNGSRLLITSDQKLMISTGDASNASSAQNTNSLSGKILRLNLDGSIPADNPNAGSPLWSFGHRNPQGLIQVGDKIYASEHGANSDDEINLILKGRNYGWPNVEGFCNTTAEQGFCTINNVVEPLFAWTPTIATASISYYNSDYIPQWKNSLLLVSLKASKLTQLSLNPAGDKITGAKDFLVNEFGRLRAICQSPDGKIYIGSSNGGNDKIIEIAK, encoded by the coding sequence ATGAAATCCTTAATAATCAGTGTAGTTGCAGTTTTGTTGAGCATTTCTGCCTGCAAGAAAAGTAAATCCGGAGGAAACGGAAATCCGCTTCCCGATGCGGAATTAAAAACCCGTGTACTGAGTTCAGGCCTGGTTCATCCCTGGGAAATGATTTATGGTCCTGATCAGCAGATCTGGATGACCGAGCGACCGGGAAGGATCAGCAGAGTAGACCCTCAGACGGGAAAGGTAACCTTATTGCATACCATTTCTGATGTTGTCTCTAATGGAGAGGGTGGTTTGCTGGGGATGGCTTTACCTCCCAATTTTACGACTAGTCCATGGGTTTATGTAGTGTATAATTATACGACTGGCGGAAATTACAGGGAAAAGGTAGTTCGTTTTAATTATGCAAATGGAGCTTTGACTGCCCCGTTTACGATCATAGATCAGATTCCTGCTTCCAACATTCACAATGGCTCCAGATTGCTGATTACCTCCGATCAGAAACTAATGATCAGTACGGGGGATGCGAGTAATGCTTCCAGTGCTCAAAATACTAATTCTCTTTCCGGTAAAATCCTTCGTTTAAATCTGGATGGCAGCATTCCTGCGGATAATCCAAATGCGGGTAGCCCACTTTGGAGCTTCGGACATAGAAATCCTCAGGGATTAATCCAGGTAGGAGATAAGATCTATGCTTCTGAACATGGAGCAAATAGCGATGATGAGATCAATTTGATTTTAAAAGGAAGGAATTATGGCTGGCCGAATGTGGAAGGGTTTTGCAACACTACAGCAGAGCAGGGTTTTTGTACGATTAATAATGTGGTTGAACCGTTGTTCGCCTGGACACCTACCATCGCCACTGCGTCCATTTCCTATTACAATTCGGATTATATCCCGCAATGGAAAAACTCTTTGTTACTCGTTAGCCTGAAGGCTTCTAAGCTGACACAGCTGAGCCTCAACCCTGCGGGGGATAAAATCACGGGAGCGAAAGATTTTCTGGTCAATGAATTTGGCCGGTTGAGGGCCATTTGTCAGTCGCCGGATGGGAAGATTTATATTGGAAGCAGTAATGGGGGCAATGATAAAATTATAGAAATAGCTAAATAA